One region of Wyeomyia smithii strain HCP4-BCI-WySm-NY-G18 chromosome 3, ASM2978416v1, whole genome shotgun sequence genomic DNA includes:
- the LOC129730827 gene encoding proton-coupled amino acid transporter-like protein CG1139 produces the protein MTVDKGHSNTAFVGDDEVNSKKSVHGKNISSNSYVLEIQEKKPGLETDYNPYEHRHVEHPTTNNETLIHLLKGSLGTGILAMPNAFHHAGWLVGGVGTLLIGILCTYCIHLLIKAEYELCRRKRVPSLNYPAVTQTALLEGPDALKPLANIIVHIINVFLLIYQLGTCCVYVVFVASNIKAIADYYTESDTDVRLYMLIILLPLILINWVRNLKFLAPFSTLANGITMVSFAIILYYIFREPVSFEGREAVGNVAEFPLFFGTVLFALEAIGVILPLENEMKTPKKFGGNFGVLNKAMVLIVFLYIGMGFFGYLNYGPDSKGSITLNLPEQEILAQCVKGMLAFAIYITHGLACYVAIDITWNDYLKKQYGDSPRRIFFEYVVRTVLVLITFLLAVAIPNLELFISLFGALCLSALGIAFPALIQTCTYWHERHGLQKVWMITKNTIIGVIAIFGLVVGTSTSLKEIIHTFGDHD, from the exons ATGACGGTGGATAAGGGGCATAGTAATACGGCGTTCGTGGGAGATGACGAGGTGAACAG taaaaaatctgtccacggaAAGAATATTAGCAGCAACAGTTATGTGCTGGAAATCCAGGAAAAGAAACCAGGTCTCGAGACAGACTACAATCCGTACGAACACCGACATGTTGAGCATCCTACGACGAACAACGAAACGCTAATCCACCTGCTGAAGGGTTCGCTGGGAACGGGAATCCTTGCGATGCCAAATGCTTTCCACCATGCCGGTTGGCTGGTCGGTGGTGTAGGTACACTGCTAATCGGTATCCTATGCACGTATTGCATCCATCTGTTGATCAAAGCCGAGTACGAACTGTGCCGGCGGAAACGAGTTCCTAGCCTTAACTATCCTGCCGTGACGCAAACTGCTCTACTGGAAGGACCGGATGCGTTAAAACCACTGGCCAATATTATTGT GCATATTATTAACGTGTTTCTGCTGATCTACCAACTGGGCACGTGCTGTGTGTATGTGGTGTTCGTGGCGTCCAATATCAAAGCCATCGCTGATTATTACACCGAGAGTGACACTGATGTACGACTATACATGTTGATCATCCTGCTGCCCTTGATCTTGATCAACTGG GTTCGAAATCTAAAATTTTTGGCACCGTTTTCAACGCTGGCGAACGGCATCACGATGGTCTCCTTCGCCATCATTCTGTACTACATCTTCCGCGAGCCGGTCTCCTTCGAGGGGCGCGAAGCCGTCGGCAATGTGGCAGAGTTCCCGCTCTTTTTCGGCACGGTTCTGTTTGCTCTGGAAGCGATCGGTGTG ATTCTACCACtggaaaatgaaatgaaaacaccgaaaaagttTGGTGGTAATTTCGGAGTGCTCAATAAAGCTATGGTGCTAATTGTCTTCCTCTACATTGGAATGGGATTCTTTGGATATTTAAACTACGGACCGGACTCGAAAGGATCGATTACCCTCAACCTACCAGAGCAGGAAAT ttTGGCCCAGTGTGTGAAAGGAATGTTGGCATTTGCCATTTATATCACGCACGGATTGGCTTGCTACGTGGCCATTGACATCACGTGGAATGATTATCTGAAAAAGCAATATGGAGATTCGCCTCGCCGCATCTTTTTCGAATACGTTGTTCGCACCGTTTTGGTTTTGATCACAT TCCTGTTGGCAGTTGCTATTCCTAATCTCGAGTTATTTATCTCCCTGTTCGGAGCTCTCTGTCTGTCGGCGTTGGGAATAGCCTTTCCCGCCCTGATCCAGACCTGTACCTACTGGCACGAAAGACATGGATTACAGAAAGTGTGGATGATTACTAAAAATACTATTATTGGTGTTATAGCCATCTTCGGGTTAGTCGTAGGAACAAGCACCAGTCTGAAGGAAATCATTCACACTTTCGGCGATCATGACTAA